Proteins from a genomic interval of Cardiocondyla obscurior isolate alpha-2009 linkage group LG21, Cobs3.1, whole genome shotgun sequence:
- the LOC139110651 gene encoding soluble calcium-activated nucleotidase 1 isoform X1, with translation MKNSRETMSYLRDWRQALRAPHVYRVANSTFRIQGQFVVLTLLVLSVPIFFLAYPLLYNVVCSPPSQTLTQCHYYKYNRTYPTTTPIKTSKGITYRIAIVSDLDHDSKLVDKKDTWHSLMKTGSLYWNPSSNFLSIIWDDRTVILSSSLSMKGRGMELSELVTFDGRLLSFDDRTGMIYFIEGDQIYPWVILMDGNGKNHKGFKSEWATIKDEQLYIGSMGKEWTTPSGEFEHNNPLWVKVVSPRGETHSLNWISYYKRLRQAINIEYPGYMIHESAAWSDVHKSWFFLPRRCSHERYNETRDETMSCNVMLTADENFVDIKVTYIGELIPIRGFSSFKFLPGSQDSIIIALKTEEHQGRTATYIMAFTIEGTIIMPEANFLLFLVFSSLRIPRALRVTTCIIPKSIKHVYNQHRGSGSSTVCLSSTGFSQPDA, from the exons ATGAAGAACAGCAGGGAGACCATGTCATATCTACGCGATTGGCGTCAAGCGTTGCGTGCCCCGCACGTCTATCGCGTGGCGAACAGCACGTTTCGCATCCAGGGCCAGTTCGTGGTGCTCACTCTGCTGGTTCTAAGCGTGCCGATCTTTTTCCTTGCGTATCCACTCCTGTACAACGTCGTATGCTCGCCGCCGAGCCAGACCCTGACCCAGTGTCATTATTATAAGTATAATCGAACGTATCCGACCACGACTCCTATCAAAACGTCTAAGGGCATTACCTATCGAATAGCAATAGTGAGCGATCTTGATCATGACTCTAAACTCGTGGATAAAAAAGATACGTGGCACAGCCTCATGAAAACTGGCAGTCTTTACTGGAATCCCAGCAGTAATTTTCTGTCCATTATCTGGGATGACAGAACCGTTATACTATCTTCATCGTTGTCTATGAAAGGTCGTGGAATGGAACTGTCAGAATTAGTAACTTTTGACGGTCGTTTGTTGTCCTTTGATGATCGTACAGgaatgatatattttattgaaggTGATCAAATCTATCCATGGGTTATATTAATGGATGGCAATGGTAAAAATCACAAAG gATTTAAATCTGAATGGGCAACTATTAAAGATGAACAATTGTACATTGGTAGTATGGGAAAGGAATGGACTACACCATCTGGTGAATTTGAACATAATAATCCACTATGGGTTAAAGTTGTATCACCACGTGGTGAGACACATTCTCTTAATTGGATTTCTTATTACAAGCGATTAAGGCAAGCAATTAACATCGAATATCCAG GTTACATGATACATGAATCTGCAGCTTGGAGTGATGTACACAAAAGCTGGTTTTTCTTACCTAGAAGGTGTTCTCATGAGCGTTACAATGAAACGCGCGATGAAACCATGAGCTGCAATGTTATGCTGACTGCAGATGAAAATTTCGttgatattaaa gTTACTTATATTGGAGAATTAATTCCAATTAGAGGATTCTCCAGTTTCAAATTCCTTCCTGGTTCGCAAGATTCTATTATAATAGCGTTAAAGACTGAAGAACATCAAGGGCGGACCGCTACATACATTATGGCCTTTACGATAGAAGGAACGATAATAATGCCTGAAG ccaattttttactttttcttgtCTTTTCGTCATTGCGCATACCGCGCGCGCTCAGGGTTACAACATGTATTATACCAAAATCAATAAAACATGTATATAACCAACACAGAGGTAGTGGCAGCAGCACTGTGTGCCTTTCTTCAACAGGGTTTAGTCAACCCGATGCATAG
- the LOC139110651 gene encoding soluble calcium-activated nucleotidase 1 isoform X2, translating to MKNSRETMSYLRDWRQALRAPHVYRVANSTFRIQGQFVVLTLLVLSVPIFFLAYPLLYNVVCSPPSQTLTQCHYYKYNRTYPTTTPIKTSKGITYRIAIVSDLDHDSKLVDKKDTWHSLMKTGSLYWNPSSNFLSIIWDDRTVILSSSLSMKGRGMELSELVTFDGRLLSFDDRTGMIYFIEGDQIYPWVILMDGNGKNHKGFKSEWATIKDEQLYIGSMGKEWTTPSGEFEHNNPLWVKVVSPRGETHSLNWISYYKRLRQAINIEYPGYMIHESAAWSDVHKSWFFLPRRCSHERYNETRDETMSCNVMLTADENFVDIKVTYIGELIPIRGFSSFKFLPGSQDSIIIALKTEEHQGRTATYIMAFTIEGTIIMPEGKIMDKKFEGLEFI from the exons ATGAAGAACAGCAGGGAGACCATGTCATATCTACGCGATTGGCGTCAAGCGTTGCGTGCCCCGCACGTCTATCGCGTGGCGAACAGCACGTTTCGCATCCAGGGCCAGTTCGTGGTGCTCACTCTGCTGGTTCTAAGCGTGCCGATCTTTTTCCTTGCGTATCCACTCCTGTACAACGTCGTATGCTCGCCGCCGAGCCAGACCCTGACCCAGTGTCATTATTATAAGTATAATCGAACGTATCCGACCACGACTCCTATCAAAACGTCTAAGGGCATTACCTATCGAATAGCAATAGTGAGCGATCTTGATCATGACTCTAAACTCGTGGATAAAAAAGATACGTGGCACAGCCTCATGAAAACTGGCAGTCTTTACTGGAATCCCAGCAGTAATTTTCTGTCCATTATCTGGGATGACAGAACCGTTATACTATCTTCATCGTTGTCTATGAAAGGTCGTGGAATGGAACTGTCAGAATTAGTAACTTTTGACGGTCGTTTGTTGTCCTTTGATGATCGTACAGgaatgatatattttattgaaggTGATCAAATCTATCCATGGGTTATATTAATGGATGGCAATGGTAAAAATCACAAAG gATTTAAATCTGAATGGGCAACTATTAAAGATGAACAATTGTACATTGGTAGTATGGGAAAGGAATGGACTACACCATCTGGTGAATTTGAACATAATAATCCACTATGGGTTAAAGTTGTATCACCACGTGGTGAGACACATTCTCTTAATTGGATTTCTTATTACAAGCGATTAAGGCAAGCAATTAACATCGAATATCCAG GTTACATGATACATGAATCTGCAGCTTGGAGTGATGTACACAAAAGCTGGTTTTTCTTACCTAGAAGGTGTTCTCATGAGCGTTACAATGAAACGCGCGATGAAACCATGAGCTGCAATGTTATGCTGACTGCAGATGAAAATTTCGttgatattaaa gTTACTTATATTGGAGAATTAATTCCAATTAGAGGATTCTCCAGTTTCAAATTCCTTCCTGGTTCGCAAGATTCTATTATAATAGCGTTAAAGACTGAAGAACATCAAGGGCGGACCGCTACATACATTATGGCCTTTACGATAGAAGGAACGATAATAATGCCTGAAGGTAAAATAatggataaaaaatttgaagggTTAGAATTTATATGa